DNA from Aliarcobacter butzleri:
TTATAATATTTATGGAGAAGAAAAAATTCAAAAAGCATTAAATATTATTGAAGGAAAAGAGTTTTTCATCAATAGAACTTTACACCAAGATTACCATAATATGCTAAATATGTATGACAAATTGGAAACTAAAAAAATTGCATTTTATAAAAACTAATTTGCTATAATCAACAAAATAAAAAAGGAAAAATATGCAATATATAGAAACATCAACTAAAAGTGTTCAAGAAGTTGTAGATACGATAAAACAAATAGCTCCCAAATATAAATTTGGAGTTTTAAATGTATCAAATATGAAAGAAATTTTAAATTCAAAAGGTTTTGATTTTAAAGAAGAGTGTCAAATAATCGATATTTGTAATCCATCTATTGCAAATGATTTTTTATCTGCTGATATTGCGATTGCTTGTGTTTTACCTTGTAAAATTACTGTTTATACACAAGATAATGAAACAATGATTATATTAAACTCTTTAGTTCAATTAGTAGATGATGTAAATCCAGATTTAGTTGAAGTTGCGCAAAATGCTCAAGAAGAACTTTTAAAAATTATAGATGAAGCTAAATAACTATGATAAACCAAATTGATGTAAATAGCGTAAATAGTGTTTCACAACTTATTCAACTTTCTGTTGCTCCTGTTTTTTTACTTGCTGGACTTGCAGGACTTCTAAATGTTTTTACATCAAGACTTTCAAGAATTATTGATAAAATCGATAGATTAGATAAGTTTGAAAAAGAGAATGAATCTTTAAGTGATGATCTGATATTAAGTGAAAAAATAAAACAAAGAAGAAAATTTCTAACTATGAGAATGAGAAATACAAACTTAGCTATTTTGTTTGGTACAACTACAGGATTGCTTATTGCATTGGTGATTTTAACTATGTTTTTAAGTGCAATTTTTGAGTTTAAAGACTCTTTATTTATAGCAATTTTATTTATCTTAGCAATGATTTGTCTGATTATTTCTTTATTTTTATTTTTAAGAGAGATTTTTTATACAACTATTTTTATAAAAACAAGACAAACTTTTATTCCATAAAATATGTAAATACAAATTAGAGTTATTAAACTCTAATTGTATCTTTTCCATCAAACTCTTTTGCATCTGCTTGCTCAATGATTTTTTTAGATATACTCAAAGTCTCTTGAGCTACTTGATTTGCTTCTGAAGCACTGTGTGCATTTAGTTGTGTTATTTGATCCAGATTATTAACTGCATCATTTATTTGAACCATTCCTGTTGATTGTTCTTTACTTGCAACTGTAACATTACTTATTAACTCTAATGTCATTGAAATATTTTTATTTAATTCGCTATATCCTTCTATCATATTAGAAGCTATATCTTTACCCTCTTCTGTTTTTTTATGAGCATTTTCAACCAATGTTTTTATCTGTCTTGCAGCTTCTGCACTTCTACTTGCAAGTGTTCGCACTTCTCCTGCAACAACTGCAAATCCTTTTCCAGCTTCACCTGCAGTTGCAGCTTCAACTGCTGCATTTAAACTCAAAATATTTGTTTGGAATGCTATTTGGTCAATTACTGTAATTGCTTCACTAATTGCTGTTGTTTGAGTATTTATTTCATCCATTGATATAACTGTTTTATTTGCCAAATCTTGACCTAAAGTAATAGATTCTTTTACTTTATTTCCATAATCTGCCATTTTGATTGTAGTTTGATTATTATTTGTAATATTTGAAGTAATCTCTTCAAGTGAAGCTGCTGTTTCTTCCAATGAAGCTGCTTGTGAATTTGCCGCAGTTGCAATTTTACTCATATTTTGACTTAAAATAGTTGCATTTTTACTTAAAACTAATCCAGTTTTTTTATTTTCAATCAAAGTTTGAGTGATAACTTCTCCTAAAATATTTACATCTTTTTCTAACTCTTTGATAATTCCCTCAAGATCATTTTCTGCTAATTTTGGTCTAAAATCAAGTTTTGAATAAGAAGTTAAAACCTTTAGAATATTTGAAATATTTGTATTTAAAGTCTCTAACATTTGATTAATTATATTTTTTAACTCATTTAAAGATGGGTTATTTGAACCTTTTTCAATTTTTGCATTTACGTGCCCTTTATTGATTAAGTTTGCAACTCTTATTGTATCAGCTATCAAATCTCTATCTTTTTGAATATTTGCTTTAGTCTCTTGAATATTTTTGTTTATTATTTTAGACATCATTCCTAATTCATCATTTGATTTTACTTCGATTAGTTCAATATCATCTTTTTCAAAATTAATAAATGCAAAGAAATTTTCAACTCCTTTTTTTACAGAATCAACATCTATTAAAATAGTAAAAGCAATAGTTCTAGCTAAAATCATAGTTAATGCAATTCCAAAAGTACTCAATAAACTGAAAATTATCATATTTCTTTGTGCTTCACCTAACTCTTTTCTAATAGTTGAAACTAAATTTTCTGATAAATAATCCTCTACTTTTTTTAGTAAGTTTATTTTGTCAGTTATTGTTTTAAACCAATAATTTGCATCTACATTAAAATCTGATTCTTTACCACTATACAATGCAATCTTTCTCATCTTTTCAACTTCTTCTACTGAGTTATCTTGCATTGTTTTATTATAAAAATCAACTGCTTCTTTTGGGCTAACTTTCATAAATGAATCTAAATAAGCAGTTTGCTCTGCAACTAATGTATAAAATTTTGTTTTTAATTCTAAGTCAAAAACATTTTTTGCAAAAGTGTTTGTTCCAACTGCTCTTTCAAGACCAGCTCTCTCTTTTGAAAGTAAAAAGTTCATATATGAAACCAACTCTTGCGATACATTTGAGTTTGTAGATAGTTTTACAATTGTTCCAATAACATTTAACAATAATTTATTTGTCTCTGTATAATATCCTATTGCAACTGGACCATTTATTGATAAAGCATTTACACTACTTCTAATATTTGATAACTCCTCTAATTTTTTAATTCCGCTATCCAAATTTTCTATAAAATCTTGGCTATAAGAGTTTTTATCAAATGTTGATAGATATGTTTTAAATTCAGATAGTTTTTCATCTGTTTTTAATCTTTGATTTGGAAGTTCTGTTTTAAACTTTTCCCCTTTACTTCCTAAAAAACCTGCTGTCATTCCTCTTTCTTTTTGTGTTTCATGAACTAATGCTCCTATTTTTGTAGAAAGTTCAACTACATTATCTAAAGCTTTTAAATTTCTTGAAGCACTAAAAGAATCAACAGCCAATTTTGCATCTAATAATATTACCACTATTAAAGGAATTAACATTATTAGAATTAATTTTTGTTTTATTGATAATTTTGAAAGCATCATAAACTCCTTCTTTTTTTAAATATTATAACCTAAAAAAAAGATTATTTTTTAATTTTAAGGAAAATTTATAAGCAAAACTCATTCTATTTGCCTTAAAAAGTTTCTCCTATATGTTTTTTTTGTATACTTTCAAAAATTTTATAAAGAACAAAAAATGAAAATAGAAAATGACTTTTTAGATTTAATTACATATAAAAACAATTTAAATGAAGCACAATTTAAAATATTTAAAATCAATTCAGATGAAAAAAATTGGAAAAAAATCGCTTTAGAACAAGATATCTCAAAAAATGATATGAATTTACTTATGCTTTTAAGAGGTGATTTTTCTACTAGCATTCAAGAACAAATTATAAAAAACTATCATACAGTTTTAGAACACAACAACATAAAAGCCAAAGTTTATACTCCAAAAGTTGAAGAAAAAACTGAAAATATCGATGAACAAGAAGAACATATAAAAATATATTGTGATGGAGCTTGTAGTGGAAATCCTGGAAATGCTGGAAGTGGAATTGTGATTTATTCAAATAGCAAAAATCCTGTTTTACTTTATGGTGCTTATGTTGAAAATGGAACAAACAATATAGCTGAAT
Protein-coding regions in this window:
- a CDS encoding DUF302 domain-containing protein, giving the protein MQYIETSTKSVQEVVDTIKQIAPKYKFGVLNVSNMKEILNSKGFDFKEECQIIDICNPSIANDFLSADIAIACVLPCKITVYTQDNETMIILNSLVQLVDDVNPDLVEVAQNAQEELLKIIDEAK
- a CDS encoding DUF2721 domain-containing protein, giving the protein MINQIDVNSVNSVSQLIQLSVAPVFLLAGLAGLLNVFTSRLSRIIDKIDRLDKFEKENESLSDDLILSEKIKQRRKFLTMRMRNTNLAILFGTTTGLLIALVILTMFLSAIFEFKDSLFIAILFILAMICLIISLFLFLREIFYTTIFIKTRQTFIP
- a CDS encoding methyl-accepting chemotaxis protein, giving the protein MLSKLSIKQKLILIMLIPLIVVILLDAKLAVDSFSASRNLKALDNVVELSTKIGALVHETQKERGMTAGFLGSKGEKFKTELPNQRLKTDEKLSEFKTYLSTFDKNSYSQDFIENLDSGIKKLEELSNIRSSVNALSINGPVAIGYYTETNKLLLNVIGTIVKLSTNSNVSQELVSYMNFLLSKERAGLERAVGTNTFAKNVFDLELKTKFYTLVAEQTAYLDSFMKVSPKEAVDFYNKTMQDNSVEEVEKMRKIALYSGKESDFNVDANYWFKTITDKINLLKKVEDYLSENLVSTIRKELGEAQRNMIIFSLLSTFGIALTMILARTIAFTILIDVDSVKKGVENFFAFINFEKDDIELIEVKSNDELGMMSKIINKNIQETKANIQKDRDLIADTIRVANLINKGHVNAKIEKGSNNPSLNELKNIINQMLETLNTNISNILKVLTSYSKLDFRPKLAENDLEGIIKELEKDVNILGEVITQTLIENKKTGLVLSKNATILSQNMSKIATAANSQAASLEETAASLEEITSNITNNNQTTIKMADYGNKVKESITLGQDLANKTVISMDEINTQTTAISEAITVIDQIAFQTNILSLNAAVEAATAGEAGKGFAVVAGEVRTLASRSAEAARQIKTLVENAHKKTEEGKDIASNMIEGYSELNKNISMTLELISNVTVASKEQSTGMVQINDAVNNLDQITQLNAHSASEANQVAQETLSISKKIIEQADAKEFDGKDTIRV
- a CDS encoding ribonuclease HI gives rise to the protein MKIENDFLDLITYKNNLNEAQFKIFKINSDEKNWKKIALEQDISKNDMNLLMLLRGDFSTSIQEQIIKNYHTVLEHNNIKAKVYTPKVEEKTENIDEQEEHIKIYCDGACSGNPGNAGSGIVIYSNSKNPVLLYGAYVENGTNNIAELNALFQALTIASQTHSENVISIFTDSKYAIDCITTWAYSWKKNGWSKKGGEIKNLELIQEAHYLYEKIKSKIEITHVKGHSGIEGNELADRMAVNAIKEKNEDFAFYSYNKIEEVLALKSY